The following are encoded together in the Corynebacterium jeikeium genome:
- a CDS encoding type I restriction endonuclease subunit R: MLDFVRDTQPQQWERLERIHGAKAGEKFCKRVARELDKRGVVEVLRRGVEDLGARFKLVFFAPGSDLNELLAEKYWANRMTVVRQLRYSTTNDNSVDTVLFVNGIPVVTLELKNQLTGQTYRNAIAQYKSSRPASEVLFGLNRRTVVHFAVDTDEAWMTTKLAGMDTVFLPFNRGFENGAGNPPVAGKYKTSYLWEEVLAKDSLLDILHRFVQFIPHASDRRKDKVIFPRFHQLDAVRTLVADAKADGAGKNYLVQHSAGSGKSNTIAWLAHHLSNLHDDQQRAVFDSIIVITDRRVLDKQLQDTIYAMDHTAGVVVKVDKNASQLTEALADGAKIIISTLQKFPFVDVSNAATAGKRFAVIVDEAHSSQTGEASEKLKQVLADTATAGKESEEDILERYAAAEAQVEAEQLEIDEQIAEELRTQGRQKNLSFFAFTATPKQKTLEIFGTPAPDATPVPFHVYSMRQAIEEGFILDVLKNYTTYQTYYRVGKTTADDPEYSTKQANKALGKYLSLHPYNLRQKAEIIIEHFRANVAHKIGGEAKAMLVTGSRLHAVRYYFAFRDYITQMGYADLGVLVAFSGTVEDQGAEYTEERLNQIPEAELPEEFATGEYQLLLVAEKYQTGFDQPLLHTMYVDKKLHGVKAVQTLSRINRIHPGKTDTFVLDFVNTAEEIQKSFQDYYISTSITEETDPNIVYDLYHFLASYHLWTDKEIEGFTKVFFTESKKQTNLDFSRLNAYLDPAVARFDELENEDKLEVRAKMNKFNRNYDFLTHIVRFDDERLHRFAAYAKLLVRKLYVEGDPAPHLEDEVALQYYRLQQVYEGSIDLADEQGRLANSPATGGASKDEKDNLSNIISKLNDRWGTEFTHMDKVIEQLTEDMVEDAEVKSRAHNSLDMFSIVYDERIQDIVLDRMNQNQDFAINYLSDPQFKADVDRILLPLIHSRLNQRG, from the coding sequence TTGCTTGACTTCGTACGGGATACGCAGCCGCAGCAGTGGGAGCGTTTGGAGCGCATCCACGGGGCGAAGGCTGGCGAGAAGTTCTGCAAGCGGGTGGCCCGCGAGCTCGACAAGCGCGGCGTCGTGGAGGTGCTGCGTCGCGGAGTGGAAGATCTTGGTGCGCGCTTCAAACTGGTGTTCTTTGCTCCAGGTTCGGATTTGAACGAGCTGTTAGCGGAGAAGTATTGGGCAAACCGGATGACAGTGGTGCGCCAGCTGCGCTACTCAACGACGAACGACAACTCTGTGGATACGGTGCTGTTTGTCAACGGCATACCTGTCGTCACACTGGAGTTGAAAAACCAACTTACTGGGCAGACTTACCGGAACGCAATTGCCCAGTACAAGAGTTCCCGCCCAGCCAGCGAGGTACTGTTTGGGTTGAACCGGCGTACGGTGGTGCATTTCGCGGTCGATACAGACGAGGCGTGGATGACCACCAAGCTCGCTGGTATGGACACGGTCTTCTTGCCATTCAACCGTGGTTTCGAGAATGGCGCGGGTAATCCACCGGTGGCAGGTAAGTACAAGACGTCTTATCTGTGGGAAGAGGTGCTGGCCAAGGATTCCTTGCTCGACATTCTTCATCGTTTCGTCCAGTTCATTCCGCATGCCAGTGACCGGCGCAAGGATAAGGTGATCTTTCCGCGCTTTCACCAGCTCGACGCTGTCCGTACGCTCGTGGCCGACGCGAAGGCTGATGGTGCGGGGAAGAACTATTTGGTGCAGCATTCGGCTGGCTCGGGTAAGTCGAACACGATCGCTTGGCTAGCGCATCATTTGTCGAACCTGCATGATGACCAGCAGCGTGCGGTGTTTGATTCGATCATCGTGATCACTGACCGGCGTGTGTTGGATAAGCAGTTGCAGGACACGATTTACGCGATGGATCACACCGCTGGCGTGGTGGTCAAGGTCGACAAGAACGCCAGCCAACTTACAGAGGCTCTGGCCGATGGCGCGAAGATCATCATTTCCACTTTGCAGAAGTTCCCGTTTGTTGACGTGAGCAATGCGGCGACGGCTGGTAAGCGCTTCGCCGTCATCGTTGATGAGGCGCACTCGTCACAGACAGGCGAGGCGTCGGAGAAGCTCAAGCAAGTGCTCGCAGACACCGCCACTGCTGGCAAGGAGTCCGAGGAAGACATACTTGAGCGCTACGCGGCTGCCGAAGCCCAGGTGGAGGCCGAGCAGCTAGAGATCGATGAACAGATCGCCGAGGAACTACGCACGCAGGGCCGTCAGAAAAACCTTTCGTTCTTTGCGTTTACCGCGACTCCGAAGCAGAAAACGCTCGAAATCTTCGGTACCCCGGCCCCCGATGCCACCCCAGTTCCGTTCCACGTGTATTCAATGCGTCAAGCAATCGAAGAGGGCTTTATCCTTGATGTGCTGAAAAACTACACCACGTACCAAACCTATTACCGGGTTGGGAAAACTACGGCGGACGACCCTGAGTACTCCACCAAACAAGCCAACAAGGCGCTCGGCAAATATCTTAGTCTGCATCCATACAATCTACGGCAGAAGGCCGAGATCATCATTGAGCACTTCCGCGCCAACGTCGCTCACAAAATTGGCGGCGAGGCCAAGGCCATGCTGGTGACAGGTTCACGCCTGCATGCCGTGCGCTACTACTTCGCCTTCCGCGACTACATCACACAGATGGGCTACGCAGACCTTGGCGTGCTCGTGGCATTCTCAGGTACGGTCGAAGACCAAGGCGCAGAATACACTGAAGAACGCCTCAACCAGATCCCCGAAGCGGAGTTGCCGGAGGAGTTCGCCACCGGCGAGTACCAGCTGCTACTCGTGGCCGAGAAATATCAGACGGGTTTCGATCAGCCTCTGTTACACACCATGTATGTAGACAAGAAGCTCCACGGGGTCAAAGCGGTGCAGACCTTGTCACGGATCAACCGCATTCATCCGGGCAAGACCGACACGTTCGTGCTCGACTTCGTTAACACCGCCGAGGAGATCCAAAAGTCGTTCCAGGACTACTACATTTCCACCAGCATCACCGAGGAGACTGACCCGAATATCGTCTACGACCTCTATCACTTCCTCGCCTCTTACCATTTGTGGACGGACAAGGAGATAGAGGGCTTTACCAAAGTATTCTTCACCGAATCGAAGAAGCAAACGAACCTCGACTTCAGCCGACTCAATGCCTACCTCGACCCCGCCGTCGCACGGTTTGACGAACTCGAGAACGAGGACAAGCTCGAAGTGCGGGCAAAGATGAACAAGTTCAACCGCAACTACGACTTCCTGACGCACATCGTCCGCTTCGACGACGAGCGACTCCACCGCTTCGCCGCATACGCTAAGTTGCTGGTGCGCAAGCTCTACGTTGAGGGAGACCCCGCCCCACATCTGGAAGACGAGGTCGCTCTACAGTACTACCGTCTCCAGCAAGTCTACGAAGGCTCCATCGACCTGGCCGATGAGCAAGGGCGACTGGCGAACAGCCCCGCCACCGGCGGCGCTAGCAAGGACGAGAAGGACAACCTGTCTAACATCATCTCCAAGCTCAACGACCGCTGGGGGACCGAATTCACCCACATGGACAAGGTTATCGAGCAGCTTACCGAAGACATGGTCGAAGACGCCGAAGTCAAGTCGCGTGCCCACAACTCACTTGACATGTTCTCCATCGTCTACGACGAACGCATCCAAGACATCGTGCTGGATCGGATGAACCAGAACCAAGACTTCGCCATCAACTATCTGTCGGATCCACAGTTTAAGGCCGATGTAGACCGGATTCTCCTCCCGCTGATTCACTCACGCCTCAACCAAAGAGGCTGA
- a CDS encoding ABC transporter permease, translated as MTTSTAHPDATETGRTSASDMRVNGTMKKTIGLILGLPIIIGLMLWAFLAPTFGSGPDGVPVAVTGPEPVVQKLISQAEQQDEHPDFITVNSQEEVEQMVRDRDAVGAISVGPKGATVYTASGNGAPYVQMLNGVSQKMQATGMKVNTEDLAPTTKDDPQAQGLALLGLPLAFGGVISGMLATVLLRGHKWLKAAVIAGVAVLGAGVAVWMLHGIYGTLAGSVGMEWLAIALGIAATSSVTAGLGALLGVPGAGLGAVLTIFVANPLSGLATGPWLLPAGWSTLGQLMPIGATGHLVRSLSFFDCAGATRPWIVLCCWVAAGLILLAFDRSKEEAS; from the coding sequence ATGACAACATCGACGGCGCACCCAGACGCCACAGAAACAGGCCGTACCAGCGCATCCGATATGCGCGTGAACGGCACCATGAAGAAAACTATTGGGCTGATCCTCGGCCTTCCCATCATCATCGGTCTGATGCTCTGGGCCTTCCTGGCTCCCACCTTTGGCTCCGGACCGGACGGCGTTCCAGTTGCAGTGACGGGACCAGAGCCGGTTGTTCAAAAACTGATTTCTCAGGCAGAACAACAGGATGAGCATCCGGACTTCATCACCGTGAACTCGCAGGAAGAAGTCGAGCAGATGGTGCGTGACAGGGACGCGGTCGGTGCGATCTCCGTCGGACCGAAGGGCGCGACCGTATACACTGCATCCGGCAACGGCGCACCGTATGTGCAGATGCTCAACGGCGTGAGCCAGAAGATGCAGGCCACTGGGATGAAGGTGAACACGGAGGATCTCGCCCCCACCACGAAGGACGACCCGCAGGCCCAGGGGCTCGCACTGCTCGGCCTACCGCTGGCCTTCGGTGGCGTGATCTCGGGCATGCTCGCGACCGTTCTACTGCGCGGCCACAAGTGGTTGAAGGCTGCGGTCATCGCTGGTGTGGCGGTTCTCGGCGCTGGTGTAGCGGTGTGGATGCTGCACGGAATCTACGGCACGCTGGCTGGCAGCGTGGGCATGGAATGGCTCGCGATTGCCCTCGGGATCGCTGCGACTTCCTCGGTGACCGCGGGGCTTGGCGCACTATTGGGCGTACCGGGTGCCGGCTTGGGCGCAGTGCTGACCATCTTTGTCGCCAACCCGCTGTCCGGCCTAGCAACGGGCCCGTGGCTACTGCCTGCTGGCTGGTCCACGCTCGGCCAGCTCATGCCGATCGGTGCAACCGGCCACCTCGTGCGGTCGCTGAGCTTCTTCGACTGCGCCGGTGCGACGCGCCCGTGGATTGTCCTGTGCTGCTGGGTTGCTGCCGGCCTGATTTTGCTGGCCTTTGATCGCTCGAAAGAAGAAGCTTCCTAG
- a CDS encoding type I restriction-modification system subunit M, giving the protein MKELTQVSTEKPTSHVSLIWNIAEILRGDYKEHEYGDVVLPFTVLTRLDSVLVDTKQAVLDIKATSVPNKIKELRYAKETGYPFWNTSNFTLKTLLDDADNLEQNLTYYVQAFAPAAREVMEAYNFYNVIERLDKSDLLYHVLKEFTSAKVNLHPDVVSNDQMGYIFEELIRRFSELSNETAGEHFTPREVISLMVNLLFNPEEDINRLCADGAMASLYDPGVGTGGMLSTAAQHVNDLNESARLEVYGQELNPQTYAVAKSDIMIKGERQERIYFGNSLTNDKTAGMRFDYMLCNPPFGVNWKKYADPILDEAEHKGYQGRFGAGTPRVSDGSFLFLQHMISKMKPYDPMDLVNAAGTRIGIVFNGSPLFTGGAGQGESEIRRWILENDWLEAIIALPDQMFYNTGILTYIWVLSNKKERHRKNKVQLIDATQYFQRMRKPLGEKRKELTETNIADITRIYGAFQETEESRIFETEDFAYHEVVVERPLRLSFQATPDAIESLKQTKPFTDLAMSRKRTEPARTEEIDAGKRVQNAIIATLEALDAERVYLNRDEFTDLIRESIKKRGEKIGIAALRKIVAGLGTKNPDADICMDTKGNPEPDADLRDTEQIPFREDIEAYFQREVIPYAPDAWIDHDKTKIGYEIPFTRYFYKYEELGNPVETLAEIQTLSASIQADITKLFSEQVK; this is encoded by the coding sequence ATGAAGGAACTGACCCAAGTGAGCACTGAGAAACCAACGAGCCATGTGTCCCTGATCTGGAACATCGCCGAGATCCTGCGCGGAGATTACAAGGAGCATGAGTATGGCGACGTGGTCCTGCCCTTCACCGTGCTCACCCGCCTCGATTCAGTCCTTGTCGACACCAAGCAGGCAGTGTTGGACATCAAGGCGACCTCCGTTCCCAACAAGATCAAGGAGCTCCGGTACGCCAAGGAAACGGGCTACCCGTTCTGGAACACCTCGAACTTCACCCTCAAAACGTTACTTGACGACGCGGATAACCTCGAGCAGAACCTGACCTACTACGTGCAGGCTTTTGCGCCTGCTGCACGTGAAGTGATGGAGGCCTACAACTTCTACAACGTGATTGAGCGCCTCGACAAATCTGACCTGCTCTATCACGTGCTCAAAGAGTTCACCTCCGCGAAGGTAAACCTCCACCCTGACGTGGTCAGTAACGACCAGATGGGTTATATCTTTGAAGAACTCATCCGCCGATTCTCTGAATTGTCGAATGAGACTGCTGGTGAACACTTCACTCCGCGTGAGGTCATCAGCCTGATGGTCAACCTCTTGTTCAACCCCGAGGAAGATATCAACCGGCTTTGTGCAGACGGAGCCATGGCCTCGCTATATGACCCCGGAGTCGGCACCGGCGGTATGCTCTCTACCGCCGCCCAGCACGTCAATGATCTGAATGAGTCCGCACGCCTAGAGGTTTACGGTCAAGAGCTCAATCCGCAAACCTATGCGGTTGCCAAGTCCGACATCATGATTAAGGGTGAACGCCAAGAACGCATCTACTTCGGCAATTCACTGACGAACGACAAGACGGCAGGCATGCGGTTTGACTACATGTTATGCAACCCTCCCTTCGGTGTGAACTGGAAAAAATACGCCGACCCGATTCTTGACGAGGCCGAACACAAGGGCTACCAGGGTCGCTTCGGAGCGGGAACGCCGCGTGTGTCGGATGGTTCGTTCCTCTTCTTGCAACACATGATTTCGAAGATGAAGCCCTACGATCCCATGGATCTCGTAAATGCTGCTGGCACGAGGATCGGGATCGTGTTCAACGGCTCACCCCTCTTCACAGGTGGAGCCGGTCAGGGTGAATCAGAGATCCGTCGCTGGATCCTTGAGAACGACTGGCTCGAAGCGATCATCGCCCTACCAGATCAGATGTTCTACAACACCGGCATTCTCACCTACATCTGGGTGCTGTCGAACAAAAAGGAGCGCCACCGCAAGAACAAGGTACAACTGATCGATGCCACCCAATATTTCCAGCGGATGCGTAAACCTTTGGGTGAAAAGCGCAAAGAACTCACCGAAACCAACATCGCTGATATCACTCGCATCTACGGCGCGTTCCAGGAAACCGAAGAGTCGAGGATCTTCGAGACCGAAGACTTTGCTTACCACGAAGTTGTCGTAGAACGCCCGCTACGGTTGAGCTTCCAAGCCACCCCAGACGCGATTGAATCACTCAAGCAGACCAAACCGTTCACGGATCTTGCCATGTCGAGGAAGCGAACCGAACCTGCACGCACCGAAGAAATCGATGCGGGCAAGCGGGTGCAGAACGCGATCATCGCTACCCTTGAGGCACTCGACGCTGAGCGCGTGTACCTCAACCGGGACGAGTTCACCGACCTTATCCGTGAAAGCATCAAGAAACGTGGCGAGAAGATCGGCATCGCAGCGCTGCGCAAGATCGTCGCCGGGCTCGGCACAAAGAACCCCGACGCGGACATCTGCATGGATACAAAAGGTAACCCGGAGCCAGACGCGGACCTGCGCGATACCGAGCAGATTCCGTTCCGCGAAGACATCGAAGCCTACTTCCAGCGCGAAGTCATCCCCTACGCCCCAGACGCCTGGATCGACCACGACAAAACCAAAATCGGCTACGAAATCCCCTTTACCCGATACTTTTACAAATACGAAGAACTCGGCAACCCTGTCGAAACCCTCGCGGAGATCCAAACCCTATCGGCGAGCATCCAAGCCGACATCACCAAACTCTTCAGCGAGCAGGTGAAATAA
- a CDS encoding GmrSD restriction endonuclease domain-containing protein: MASIFKTISWQVSQLVADIHSGKIQLPDLQRPFVWPSAKVRDLFDSMYRGYPVGELMFWDVAAQDESRALGEGTQFTGSHQIIDGQQRLTSLYAAIMGHEVRDHDYKKKLIRIAFNPFSEKFEVRTPPITKSPEWIDDISTVFKSPFQARREFIKRFEATGADLTEEQHEKIEIVFSKLVALNNYTFNVVHLDASADKRLVADVFVRINSEGVRLKAYDYILTWLSVFWPEGREQIEAFARNSRMSPAHASSELKQPVRWTAYNNYISLNNGLITRAMVAIGQRRGHLSDAYSVLQAKDRHTGRVDSERQEQQLALLKQALPLVTDEVNWTEFIRSIQTAGFRSGKNVTSSMNIIYSYVIFLLGRTDFNVVLSRLRAIVARWLFMAQLTGRYTGSSETQIQKDIDLIGGIDPGDADGFEAALDRVIATELTEDFWRYNLPQRLITSGSALSPHYQCYLAALNILDAKMFMLNERIRDWMDPTQPAQKGTEGHHLFPRKYQEDVLGTRDFKRINQAANFAPTDWATNIKISDRAPAEYWPELVAQRSQGESWLSLQMYWHALPKGWENMTYEEFLEQRRSLIAEVIRDAFGQISDGSGVHSDPMPEVEIPKGRSLQEFVEAGLLREGDLLDPVDPDWVVDAVVTADGQVLINGVNTYESLDAAARALGVSNLSGEDFWALQDGNNLIPLSKLSTTR; the protein is encoded by the coding sequence GTGGCTTCAATCTTTAAAACGATCTCGTGGCAGGTCTCCCAGCTCGTTGCTGACATTCATTCCGGGAAGATCCAATTGCCAGATCTGCAGCGGCCTTTCGTGTGGCCATCCGCGAAGGTGCGCGACCTGTTCGATTCGATGTACCGCGGTTACCCGGTCGGAGAGCTGATGTTTTGGGACGTGGCAGCTCAGGACGAATCGCGCGCGCTCGGGGAAGGAACGCAGTTCACCGGGTCGCACCAAATTATTGATGGGCAGCAGCGACTCACCAGTTTGTACGCCGCGATCATGGGCCACGAAGTTCGGGATCACGACTACAAGAAGAAGCTCATCCGCATTGCGTTCAACCCGTTCAGCGAGAAGTTTGAGGTGCGTACACCTCCCATCACAAAGTCTCCAGAATGGATCGACGACATCTCGACCGTATTCAAGAGCCCGTTTCAGGCACGCCGGGAGTTCATCAAACGCTTCGAGGCCACTGGGGCTGATTTGACGGAGGAGCAACACGAAAAGATCGAAATAGTTTTTAGCAAGCTAGTGGCATTAAACAACTACACCTTTAATGTTGTTCACCTCGATGCCAGCGCCGATAAGCGCCTCGTTGCCGATGTTTTCGTTCGGATCAACTCCGAGGGTGTTCGCCTTAAGGCCTATGACTACATCCTCACGTGGCTTAGTGTCTTTTGGCCGGAGGGTCGTGAGCAAATTGAGGCATTCGCGCGAAACTCGAGGATGTCCCCTGCTCACGCCTCTAGCGAACTGAAGCAGCCGGTTCGCTGGACCGCATATAACAACTACATTTCCCTCAACAACGGACTGATCACTCGCGCGATGGTGGCAATCGGTCAACGCCGTGGCCACCTCAGCGATGCGTACTCGGTGCTTCAGGCCAAGGATCGCCACACGGGGCGTGTGGACTCCGAACGACAGGAGCAGCAGCTTGCACTATTGAAGCAGGCGCTCCCGCTGGTGACCGATGAGGTGAATTGGACTGAATTCATCCGATCGATTCAAACCGCCGGGTTCCGGTCAGGTAAGAACGTCACCTCGAGCATGAACATCATCTACTCGTACGTGATCTTCCTGCTGGGCCGCACGGATTTCAATGTTGTGCTTTCTCGCCTCCGCGCAATCGTCGCTCGCTGGCTCTTCATGGCGCAGCTAACGGGACGTTACACCGGTTCCTCCGAAACCCAGATCCAGAAGGATATTGACCTGATCGGCGGAATTGATCCCGGTGACGCCGACGGTTTTGAAGCTGCTCTTGATCGCGTTATTGCTACCGAGCTCACTGAAGACTTCTGGCGATACAACCTGCCACAACGACTGATCACCTCTGGGTCTGCTTTGTCCCCTCACTACCAGTGCTACTTGGCTGCGTTGAACATCCTGGATGCGAAAATGTTCATGTTGAACGAGCGTATTCGGGATTGGATGGATCCGACCCAGCCCGCGCAGAAGGGAACGGAGGGCCACCACCTCTTCCCGCGAAAGTACCAGGAGGATGTCCTCGGCACCCGCGATTTCAAACGCATCAACCAGGCTGCGAACTTCGCTCCGACGGACTGGGCGACGAATATCAAGATTTCTGACCGGGCTCCCGCTGAGTACTGGCCGGAGTTGGTTGCACAGCGTTCCCAGGGTGAGAGTTGGCTATCGCTGCAAATGTACTGGCATGCGTTGCCAAAGGGCTGGGAGAACATGACGTATGAGGAGTTTTTGGAGCAGCGTCGTTCACTCATCGCCGAGGTTATCCGCGACGCCTTCGGGCAGATCTCCGATGGTTCAGGGGTCCACTCGGACCCGATGCCTGAGGTAGAAATTCCGAAAGGCCGCAGCCTACAAGAGTTTGTCGAAGCAGGGCTTCTGCGGGAGGGTGACCTGCTTGATCCGGTCGACCCAGATTGGGTCGTAGACGCCGTGGTCACGGCTGATGGACAGGTCCTTATCAACGGTGTCAACACCTACGAGTCCCTCGATGCCGCCGCGCGCGCACTGGGTGTGTCCAACCTCAGCGGCGAGGATTTCTGGGCTTTGCAGGACGGTAACAATTTAATTCCGCTCAGCAAGCTGTCCACCACGCGTTGA
- a CDS encoding TetR/AcrR family transcriptional regulator: protein MRKDAAENGQAIVEVASVLIAQMGPDVSLRTIAKEAGVGVATASRHFPDRDDLYRAVLERAIDKMRDLVDRHVPQFDDDPEGAWRSAIKEMVDMNFAAVGQEIVPVLVSHIDSEERELRFEEVRSLYRPLLAQAEKYGLFPQGIDVMNFHFGIIAISRPLPAPGEEMFAAAREWLVDVFINGLRDPHRAAE from the coding sequence ATGCGAAAAGATGCTGCTGAAAACGGCCAAGCGATCGTCGAGGTAGCCAGTGTGCTCATCGCCCAGATGGGCCCAGACGTATCGCTAAGAACCATCGCCAAGGAAGCGGGCGTCGGTGTAGCGACAGCGAGTCGCCACTTTCCCGATCGCGATGACCTCTACCGAGCGGTGCTGGAACGCGCCATCGATAAGATGCGCGACCTTGTCGATCGCCACGTCCCACAATTCGACGATGACCCTGAAGGGGCGTGGCGCTCCGCGATCAAAGAGATGGTGGACATGAATTTTGCCGCAGTAGGCCAAGAGATCGTGCCCGTGCTGGTTTCACATATCGACTCTGAGGAACGGGAACTCCGTTTCGAAGAGGTCCGCTCCTTGTACCGCCCGTTGCTTGCGCAAGCAGAAAAATACGGGCTGTTCCCGCAGGGGATCGACGTCATGAACTTCCACTTCGGCATCATCGCCATCTCACGGCCGCTCCCGGCGCCGGGTGAGGAGATGTTTGCAGCCGCGCGAGAATGGCTCGTGGACGTATTCATCAACGGACTACGCGACCCACATCGCGCAGCCGAATAA
- a CDS encoding restriction endonuclease subunit S produces MIPPILSITQSGIKPKNILQNEGQMARNYDGYQVVNQGDFAMNSMDLLTGWVDQSPFDGLTSPDYRVFRARNLEFINGRYFLYVFQLLYSRHIYYKFGQGVSNMGRWRLPADVFLNFPLPVPPRLEQAEISNYLDEKTAEIDGLIGKLGHQAELLERYRRELIARTVTRGLDPDAPMRDSGIDWAGDMPKTWRTQPFVALFSVEKKINSDLRIRNALQFRNGEIVVKPGWYPEDRKLDETLATYKVVTPGMIVINGLNLNYDFRTKRIGLVTQNGVITSAYITLSANLGIDERFASYLLKSMDSRLLFHGMAEGVRKILSWADIRREKIPVPPLREQTEIADFLEEKSAEIDTTIEGIKRQIELLGKYRKQVINDAVTGKIRVGEVA; encoded by the coding sequence TTGATTCCGCCGATTCTTTCGATTACTCAATCTGGAATAAAGCCTAAAAACATCCTCCAAAACGAAGGCCAAATGGCCAGGAATTACGATGGATACCAAGTTGTCAATCAGGGCGACTTTGCTATGAATTCGATGGATCTATTGACAGGATGGGTGGATCAGTCACCATTTGATGGATTGACCAGTCCGGACTACCGTGTATTTCGGGCAAGAAACTTGGAATTTATTAACGGACGCTACTTTCTGTACGTCTTCCAGCTGTTGTATTCTCGTCACATCTACTACAAGTTCGGGCAGGGCGTCTCAAACATGGGCAGATGGCGATTACCTGCTGACGTCTTTTTAAACTTTCCTCTGCCCGTCCCGCCTAGGCTGGAACAAGCGGAAATCTCGAACTACCTTGACGAGAAGACCGCCGAGATTGATGGACTGATTGGGAAGCTTGGGCATCAGGCTGAGTTATTGGAGCGGTATCGGCGTGAGTTGATCGCCCGCACGGTGACTCGCGGTCTTGATCCGGATGCGCCGATGCGCGACAGCGGGATCGACTGGGCTGGCGATATGCCAAAGACTTGGCGCACGCAACCGTTCGTAGCCTTATTCAGTGTAGAAAAGAAGATCAATTCAGATCTTCGAATTCGTAATGCTCTTCAGTTCAGGAACGGGGAGATCGTTGTTAAACCAGGTTGGTATCCAGAAGATCGGAAGCTAGACGAGACGCTCGCTACATATAAAGTGGTTACCCCTGGAATGATCGTTATTAACGGACTGAATCTAAACTATGATTTTAGAACCAAAAGAATAGGTCTCGTCACTCAAAATGGTGTGATCACCTCCGCATATATCACCCTTTCGGCCAATCTTGGCATTGACGAACGTTTTGCCTCCTATCTGTTGAAATCAATGGATTCACGGCTCCTGTTCCATGGAATGGCAGAAGGCGTCAGGAAAATCCTTTCTTGGGCCGATATAAGACGCGAGAAAATACCTGTTCCTCCGCTGCGGGAACAAACCGAAATCGCGGATTTCCTCGAAGAAAAGTCAGCCGAGATTGATACGACTATTGAGGGCATCAAGAGGCAGATTGAGTTGTTGGGTAAGTATCGCAAGCAGGTTATTAATGATGCCGTGACTGGCAAGATCCGTGTGGGAGAGGTGGCGTGA